Proteins from a genomic interval of Kitasatospora herbaricolor:
- the nuoL gene encoding NADH-quinone oxidoreductase subunit L has product MNSLIPLLVAAPLAGAALLLLGGRRLDRFGHWLGTAFAALSFGFGLALFVSMLGRATAERQVDVNLFSWIPVNGFQADMGFQLDQLSMTFVLLITGVGTLIHLYSVGYMAHDERRRRFFAYLNLFLAAMLLLVLADNYLLLYVGWEGVGLASYLLIGFWQHKPSAATAAKKAFLVNRVGDMGLSIAIMLMFVEFGSFAFGPLLGSEGTAGAVGQASEGKLTAIGLMLLLAACGKSAQVPLQSWLGDAMEGPTPVSALIHAATMVTAGVYLITRSASIFNLAPDAQTVVVVVGAVTLIFGAIVGCAKDDIKKALAGSTMSQIGYMILAAGLGPIGYVYAIMHLVTHGFFKAGLFLGAGSVMHGMNDEVNMRHFGGLRKYMPVTFVTFGLGYLAIIGFPGLSGFFSKDKIIEAAFAKGGTEGWILGGVTLLGAAITAFYMTRVMLLTFFGEKRWQPDAEGHEPHPHESPKSMTAPMIVLAFGSVFAGGLFTLNSSFLHWLEPVTGHAEGDSPLSPLTVTLITTLCMVAGVALSYLMYGRSPVPVVPPVGSALTRAARRDLLQDDFNHAVLVRPGSALAAALVYFDSRGLDGFVNGLAATIGGVSSRLRRIQNGYVRSYALSMFGGTLVLVATTLLMRSV; this is encoded by the coding sequence GTGAACTCTCTCATTCCGCTGCTCGTGGCGGCTCCGCTGGCGGGCGCCGCCCTGCTGCTGCTCGGCGGGCGCCGGCTCGACCGCTTCGGCCACTGGCTGGGCACGGCCTTCGCCGCGCTCTCCTTCGGCTTCGGCCTGGCGCTCTTCGTGTCCATGCTGGGCCGAGCGACCGCCGAACGGCAGGTCGACGTCAACCTGTTCAGCTGGATCCCGGTGAACGGCTTCCAGGCCGACATGGGGTTCCAGCTCGACCAGCTCTCGATGACCTTCGTCCTGCTGATCACCGGCGTCGGCACCCTGATCCACCTGTACTCGGTGGGCTACATGGCGCACGACGAGCGCCGGCGCCGGTTCTTCGCCTACCTGAACCTCTTCCTGGCGGCGATGCTGCTGCTGGTGCTGGCGGACAACTACCTGCTGCTGTACGTCGGCTGGGAGGGCGTGGGCCTCGCCTCGTACCTGCTGATCGGCTTCTGGCAGCACAAGCCCAGTGCCGCGACGGCCGCCAAGAAGGCCTTCCTGGTCAACCGGGTCGGCGACATGGGCCTGTCGATCGCGATCATGCTGATGTTCGTGGAGTTCGGCAGCTTCGCCTTCGGCCCGCTGCTCGGCTCGGAGGGCACGGCCGGCGCGGTCGGCCAGGCGAGCGAGGGCAAGCTGACCGCGATCGGGCTGATGCTGCTGCTCGCCGCCTGCGGCAAGTCGGCCCAGGTGCCGCTGCAGTCCTGGCTCGGGGACGCGATGGAGGGCCCGACCCCGGTCTCGGCCCTGATCCACGCGGCCACCATGGTCACCGCCGGCGTCTACCTGATCACCCGGTCCGCCTCGATCTTCAACCTGGCGCCGGACGCCCAGACCGTGGTGGTGGTGGTCGGCGCGGTCACGCTGATCTTCGGTGCGATCGTCGGTTGCGCCAAGGACGACATCAAGAAGGCGCTGGCCGGCTCGACCATGTCGCAGATCGGCTACATGATCCTGGCGGCGGGCCTGGGCCCGATCGGCTACGTCTACGCGATCATGCACCTGGTCACCCACGGCTTCTTCAAGGCCGGGCTCTTCCTCGGCGCCGGATCGGTCATGCACGGCATGAACGACGAGGTGAACATGCGGCACTTCGGCGGCCTGCGCAAGTACATGCCGGTCACCTTCGTCACCTTCGGCCTCGGCTACCTGGCGATCATCGGGTTCCCCGGCCTGTCCGGCTTCTTCTCCAAGGACAAGATCATCGAGGCGGCCTTCGCCAAGGGCGGCACCGAGGGCTGGATCCTCGGCGGCGTCACGCTGCTCGGCGCCGCGATCACCGCGTTCTACATGACCCGGGTGATGCTCCTGACCTTCTTCGGCGAGAAGCGCTGGCAGCCGGACGCCGAGGGCCACGAGCCGCACCCGCACGAGTCGCCGAAGAGCATGACCGCTCCGATGATCGTGCTGGCCTTCGGGTCGGTCTTCGCCGGCGGCCTGTTCACCCTGAACAGCTCCTTCCTGCACTGGCTGGAGCCGGTCACCGGCCACGCGGAGGGCGACTCCCCGCTGTCCCCGCTGACCGTCACGCTGATCACCACGCTCTGCATGGTGGCCGGCGTCGCGCTCTCCTACCTGATGTACGGGCGCTCGCCGGTGCCGGTCGTCCCGCCGGTCGGCTCGGCCCTCACCCGCGCCGCTCGCCGCGACCTGCTCCAGGACGACTTCAACCACGCCGTCCTGGTCCGCCCCGGCTCGGCGCTCGCGGCGGCCCTCGTCTACTTCGACAGCAGGGGCCTGGACGGCTTCGTGAACGGCCTGGCCGCCACCATCGGCGGCGTCTCCAGCCGCCTGCGCCGGATCCAGAACGGCTACGTCCGCTCGTACGCGCTCTCCATGTTCGGCGGCACGCTGGTGCTGGTCGCCACCACTCTCCTGATGAGGTCGGTCTGA
- a CDS encoding NADH-quinone oxidoreductase subunit M → MSYLLTATCAVPAAGAVLTAALPAGTDDGRRRVTKIVALVVSLATLALAALVAVRFEPGGARYQLTESYSWIRSFGITFSLGADGIGTVLVLLTAVLVPVVLLASWHDADPERGADGTADPDTFEGRRRTQAFFALILAVEAMVLVSFLATDVFVFYVFFEAMLIPMYFLIGGFGDRAGGPESARQRSYAAVKFLLYNLLGGLVMLAAVIGLYVIAQDQGFATFDLPTLTGAVADGKLVVNPTAEKALFLGFFFAFAVKAPLWPLHTWLPNAMGESTAGTAVLITAVVDKVGTFAMLRFCLGLFPDASKTFAPAILVLALIGIMYGALLAVGQKDIKRLIAYASISHFGFIIMGIFAMTSQGQSGATLYMVNHGISTAALMLVAGFLISRRGSRLIADYGGVQKVAPVLAGSFLIGGLATLSLPGLAPFVSEFLVLVGTFTRYPVIGIIATFGIVLAALYVLVLYQRTMTGPVKDSVRGMHDLKVRELAVVAPLVALTILLGVYPKPLTDIVNPAVDATLSQVHETDPAPAHPVAATPGGEQK, encoded by the coding sequence ATGAGCTACCTGCTGACCGCCACCTGCGCCGTCCCGGCGGCCGGCGCGGTGCTCACCGCCGCGCTGCCCGCGGGGACGGACGACGGCCGCCGGCGCGTCACCAAGATCGTCGCGCTGGTGGTCTCGCTGGCCACGCTGGCCCTGGCCGCCCTCGTCGCGGTGCGCTTCGAGCCGGGCGGCGCCCGGTACCAGCTCACCGAGTCGTACAGCTGGATCCGGTCCTTCGGCATCACCTTCTCGCTCGGCGCCGACGGCATCGGCACCGTGCTGGTGCTGCTCACCGCGGTGCTCGTGCCGGTGGTGCTGCTCGCCTCCTGGCACGACGCCGACCCGGAGCGCGGCGCGGACGGCACGGCCGACCCCGACACCTTCGAGGGACGCCGCCGCACCCAGGCCTTCTTCGCGCTGATCCTGGCCGTCGAGGCGATGGTCCTGGTGTCCTTCCTGGCCACCGACGTCTTCGTGTTCTACGTCTTCTTCGAAGCCATGCTGATCCCGATGTACTTCCTGATCGGCGGCTTCGGCGACCGGGCGGGCGGCCCCGAGTCGGCCCGTCAGCGCAGCTACGCGGCGGTGAAGTTCCTGCTCTACAACCTGCTCGGCGGGCTGGTCATGCTGGCCGCGGTGATCGGGCTGTACGTGATCGCGCAGGACCAGGGCTTCGCCACCTTCGACCTGCCGACCCTCACCGGCGCCGTCGCCGACGGCAAGCTGGTGGTCAACCCCACCGCCGAGAAGGCGCTCTTCCTGGGCTTCTTCTTCGCCTTCGCGGTGAAGGCCCCGCTGTGGCCGCTGCACACCTGGCTGCCCAACGCGATGGGGGAGTCGACCGCCGGAACGGCCGTGCTGATCACCGCCGTCGTCGACAAGGTCGGCACCTTCGCGATGCTCCGCTTCTGCCTCGGTCTCTTCCCGGACGCCTCGAAGACCTTCGCCCCGGCGATCCTGGTCCTCGCGCTGATCGGGATCATGTACGGCGCGCTGCTGGCCGTCGGCCAGAAGGACATCAAGCGGCTGATCGCCTACGCGTCCATCTCGCACTTCGGCTTCATCATCATGGGCATCTTCGCGATGACCAGCCAGGGGCAGAGCGGCGCGACCCTCTACATGGTCAACCACGGCATCTCCACCGCCGCGCTGATGCTGGTCGCCGGCTTCCTGATCTCCCGGCGCGGCTCGCGGCTGATCGCCGACTACGGCGGCGTGCAGAAGGTCGCCCCGGTGCTGGCCGGCTCCTTCCTGATCGGCGGCCTGGCGACGCTGTCGCTGCCGGGCCTGGCGCCCTTCGTGAGCGAGTTCCTGGTCCTGGTCGGTACGTTCACCCGGTACCCGGTGATCGGCATCATCGCCACCTTCGGCATCGTGCTGGCCGCGCTGTACGTCCTGGTGCTCTACCAGCGCACCATGACCGGCCCGGTGAAGGACTCCGTGCGCGGCATGCACGACCTCAAGGTGCGCGAACTGGCCGTGGTGGCGCCGCTGGTGGCGCTCACCATCCTGCTGGGCGTCTACCCGAAGCCGCTCACCGACATCGTCAACCCGGCGGTGGACGCCACCCTCTCCCAGGTCCACGAGACCGACCCGGCGCCGGCCCACCCGGTGGCCGCCACCCCAGGAGGTGAGCAGAAGTGA
- the nuoN gene encoding NADH-quinone oxidoreductase subunit NuoN: MSHWLAAAGGNSASIPAPHVEYGQLSPMLVVFGAAVAGILAEAFLPRRARYWAQVTIALLGLAGAFTAVIVLASQGYGSTKVDLLAMGAVALDGPALFLQGVILLVAVVAVLTYAERRLEPRAGGVPVDAFVAQAAATPGGEQERAAVRAGFASTEVFPLTLFAVGGMLLFPAANDLLTMFVALEVFSLPLYLLCALARRRRLLSQEAAVKYFLLGAFASAFFLFGTALLYGYAGSVRLGDIADVISGEAPATQALLSTTQNDALLLIGLALLSVGLLFKVGAVPFHSWTPDVYQGAPTPVTGFMAAATKVAAFGALMRLFYVAFPGLRWDWRPVMWGVAILTMVVGAVLAVTQQDVKRLLAYSSIAHAGFILTGVIATNKQGLGAVLFYLLAYSFVTLGAFAVVTLVRDSRGEATHLSSWAGLGRRSPLLAAVFALFLLAFAGIPLTSGFTGKFAVFQAAAAGGATPLVIVGVLSSAVAAFFYIRVIVLMFFSDPQPGGPTVAVPSAFTATAIGVGVLVTLGLGLLPQYFLDLASKVSPFVR; encoded by the coding sequence ATGAGTCATTGGCTCGCCGCCGCCGGCGGCAACAGCGCGAGCATCCCCGCGCCGCACGTGGAGTACGGGCAGCTCTCCCCGATGCTGGTGGTCTTCGGCGCCGCCGTCGCCGGGATCCTCGCCGAGGCCTTCCTGCCCCGGCGGGCCCGGTACTGGGCGCAGGTCACCATCGCCCTGCTCGGCCTGGCCGGCGCCTTCACCGCGGTGATCGTGCTCGCCTCGCAGGGCTACGGCAGCACCAAGGTCGACCTGCTGGCGATGGGCGCGGTCGCGCTGGACGGGCCCGCGCTGTTCCTGCAGGGCGTGATCCTGCTGGTCGCGGTGGTCGCGGTGCTCACCTACGCGGAGCGCAGGCTGGAGCCCAGGGCGGGCGGCGTCCCGGTGGACGCCTTCGTCGCGCAGGCCGCGGCCACCCCCGGCGGCGAGCAGGAGCGCGCCGCCGTCCGGGCCGGTTTCGCCAGCACCGAGGTCTTCCCGCTCACCCTGTTCGCGGTCGGCGGCATGCTGCTGTTCCCGGCCGCCAACGACCTGCTGACCATGTTCGTGGCGCTGGAGGTCTTCTCCCTCCCGCTGTACCTGCTCTGTGCGCTGGCCCGGCGCCGCCGGCTGCTCTCCCAGGAGGCGGCCGTCAAGTACTTCCTGCTGGGCGCGTTCGCCTCGGCGTTCTTCCTGTTCGGCACCGCCCTGCTGTACGGCTACGCGGGCAGTGTCCGGCTCGGCGACATCGCCGACGTCATCTCGGGCGAGGCGCCGGCCACCCAGGCGCTGCTCAGCACCACGCAGAACGACGCGCTGCTGCTGATCGGCCTGGCGCTGCTCTCGGTCGGCCTGCTGTTCAAGGTCGGCGCGGTGCCGTTCCACTCCTGGACCCCGGACGTCTACCAGGGCGCCCCGACGCCGGTCACCGGCTTCATGGCGGCGGCGACCAAGGTGGCCGCCTTCGGCGCGCTGATGCGGCTGTTCTACGTGGCCTTCCCCGGCCTGCGCTGGGACTGGCGGCCGGTGATGTGGGGCGTCGCGATCCTCACCATGGTGGTCGGCGCGGTGCTGGCCGTCACCCAGCAGGACGTGAAGCGGCTGCTCGCCTACTCCTCGATCGCGCACGCCGGCTTCATCCTCACCGGCGTGATCGCCACCAACAAGCAGGGCCTGGGCGCGGTGCTCTTCTACCTGCTGGCGTACTCCTTCGTGACGCTCGGCGCCTTCGCGGTCGTCACGCTGGTGCGCGACTCGCGGGGCGAGGCCACCCACCTCTCCAGCTGGGCCGGCCTCGGGCGGCGTTCGCCGCTGCTGGCGGCGGTCTTCGCGCTGTTCCTGCTGGCCTTCGCCGGAATCCCGCTCACCTCGGGCTTCACCGGGAAGTTCGCGGTCTTCCAGGCCGCGGCGGCGGGCGGCGCCACGCCGCTGGTCATCGTCGGCGTGCTGAGCTCCGCGGTGGCGGCGTTCTTCTACATCAGGGTGATCGTGCTGATGTTCTTCTCCGACCCGCAGCCGGGCGGCCCGACCGTGGCCGTGCCCAGCGCGTTCACGGCGACCGCCATCGGCGTCGGCGTCCTGGTCACCCTGGGCCTGGGGCTGCTCCCGCAGTACTTCCTGGACCTCGCGTCGAAGGTCTCGCCGTTCGTCAGGTAG